One segment of Metallosphaera cuprina Ar-4 DNA contains the following:
- a CDS encoding GTP-dependent dephospho-CoA kinase family protein, protein MEIRYKRQIDLCFKPTTKVRTELSRPYGILFSDNEKLIRYTSKFERVITVGDVVTNLVSLHMTPFLSIIDGKTKRNKTLDHRETEFRVINEPGILRLSVMSKIKSIMENSKPTSLFVDGEDDMMVIPVIMYGKDGDLIIYGQPNAGAVCLENWSGSRWRVRDILSKFTVEPC, encoded by the coding sequence TTGGAGATACGCTATAAACGTCAAATAGACTTATGTTTTAAGCCAACAACTAAAGTTAGAACGGAGTTAAGCAGACCTTACGGAATACTTTTTTCTGATAACGAAAAACTTATTCGCTATACAAGCAAATTTGAGAGAGTAATAACGGTAGGAGATGTGGTAACGAACTTGGTAAGTCTACACATGACTCCTTTCCTTTCTATTATAGATGGTAAGACTAAGCGAAATAAAACTTTAGATCACAGGGAAACCGAGTTCCGAGTTATCAACGAACCTGGAATACTAAGGTTGAGCGTTATGTCAAAAATAAAAAGCATCATGGAGAACAGCAAACCTACGTCTTTGTTTGTAGATGGTGAGGACGACATGATGGTAATCCCCGTAATAATGTACGGAAAGGATGGGGATCTCATAATTTACGGCCAACCCAACGCAGGGGCCGTCTGCCTTGAAAACTGGAGCGGATCTAGGTGGAGGGTTAGAGATATTCTTTCTAAGTTTACAGTAGAGCCGTGTTGA
- a CDS encoding DNA-directed RNA polymerase, giving the protein MFKVIKAKGVVRIPPELFGEPLSKTALDILNNEYKERLFKDLGLVLTVIKANVSEEGMIVFGDGATYHEVEFELLTFLPIIQEVVEGDITQVDNYGIYVNMGPMDGLVHVSQIGDDNYKFDSVRGILVGEKSKKSFQKGDLVRARVMTVSSTASNRPPRIGLTMKQTGLGKIERRE; this is encoded by the coding sequence ATGTTCAAAGTTATAAAAGCTAAGGGCGTAGTTAGAATCCCTCCTGAACTGTTTGGGGAACCTTTAAGCAAGACGGCTTTAGATATCCTTAACAATGAATATAAAGAGAGATTATTTAAGGATTTAGGTTTAGTTCTAACAGTCATAAAGGCTAACGTAAGTGAGGAGGGAATGATAGTCTTTGGGGACGGGGCTACGTATCATGAAGTTGAATTTGAACTACTAACTTTCTTGCCAATTATTCAGGAGGTAGTAGAGGGAGATATAACCCAGGTGGACAACTACGGTATCTATGTTAACATGGGTCCAATGGACGGATTAGTACACGTATCGCAAATTGGAGACGATAACTACAAATTTGATTCTGTGAGGGGCATTTTAGTAGGAGAAAAGAGCAAGAAGTCTTTCCAAAAAGGTGACCTAGTAAGAGCTAGGGTGATGACAGTATCATCTACGGCTAGCAATAGACCACCTAGGATAGGACTAACCATGAAACAGACAGGCTTAGGTAAAATTGAAAGGAGGGAATAA
- the spt4 gene encoding transcription elongation factor subunit Spt4 gives MKACRSCKALVDKDVQRCPICDGTLFSDEWEGMVILLSDKSELAALMGESRPWRYAINVK, from the coding sequence TTGAAGGCGTGCAGATCATGCAAAGCACTAGTTGATAAGGATGTCCAGCGATGTCCTATATGCGATGGAACGTTATTCAGTGATGAATGGGAAGGTATGGTAATATTACTTAGTGACAAATCAGAGTTGGCCGCATTAATGGGTGAATCTAGGCCTTGGAGATACGCTATAAACGTCAAATAG
- a CDS encoding 2,3-bisphosphoglycerate-independent phosphoglycerate mutase, whose translation MKKLKILLVIADGLGDRKVEALGGQTPLQKANKANIDSLLRSSLVGLMDPIGPGVVPGSDTSHLAIFGLDPRKYYKGRGSFEALGAGATLNEGDVAFRGNFATVDNDLRVVDRRAGRKIEEADDLVKELNSKIDEVQGVKVRFYHGTEHRVSLVLSGDNLSDKVSDTDPHEIGKRVLHSEPLDGSLNSKRTAQIVNDLTKRMFEVLSKSKFNEKRESEGLPPANIILLRGASVHTELPKLKDYTQLSSAAVSATALIKGVCKSIGMEVITPPGATGGIDTDYIAKADAAANLLKDHDLVFLHIKATDAASHDGKALEKVKAIEMIDKAIGKVLDTFGSDIILLFTGDHSTPVELKEHSGDPVPVLLYAPVNIAPDSVNSFDEISVRKGSLKIVGLNIIDLLLNYSNRASKYGA comes from the coding sequence ATGAAAAAACTTAAGATCCTTTTAGTTATAGCCGATGGCCTTGGAGATAGAAAGGTTGAAGCCTTAGGTGGACAGACGCCTCTTCAAAAAGCTAATAAAGCTAACATAGACTCTTTACTCAGATCATCGTTAGTAGGCTTAATGGACCCGATAGGACCTGGCGTGGTCCCGGGAAGCGATACATCGCATCTTGCCATATTTGGTTTAGATCCTAGGAAGTACTATAAAGGACGTGGCAGTTTTGAAGCACTAGGAGCTGGGGCTACTCTTAACGAAGGTGATGTAGCGTTTAGAGGAAATTTTGCAACTGTAGACAATGATTTACGAGTCGTAGATAGAAGAGCTGGGAGAAAGATTGAGGAAGCTGATGATTTGGTCAAAGAGCTTAACAGTAAGATAGATGAGGTTCAGGGAGTAAAGGTGAGATTTTATCATGGAACAGAACACAGAGTTTCATTAGTCTTGTCTGGAGATAATTTAAGCGATAAAGTCTCTGATACAGATCCTCATGAGATAGGGAAAAGAGTACTGCATAGCGAGCCTCTAGATGGATCTCTAAACTCTAAAAGGACTGCCCAAATAGTGAATGACCTCACCAAGAGAATGTTCGAGGTACTTTCTAAATCGAAATTTAATGAGAAGAGAGAATCGGAGGGTTTACCTCCTGCAAATATTATCCTACTGAGAGGAGCATCAGTCCATACAGAACTTCCAAAACTTAAGGACTACACTCAGCTAAGTTCCGCTGCGGTCTCTGCTACTGCTCTAATAAAAGGAGTATGTAAGTCAATAGGTATGGAAGTAATTACACCTCCAGGAGCAACTGGTGGTATAGATACAGATTATATTGCTAAAGCGGATGCGGCGGCTAACCTTCTAAAGGATCATGACTTAGTATTTCTTCATATCAAGGCCACAGATGCGGCATCCCACGACGGTAAGGCTTTGGAGAAAGTCAAGGCAATAGAAATGATTGACAAGGCTATCGGAAAGGTACTAGATACTTTCGGATCTGATATAATTCTCCTTTTTACCGGAGACCATTCTACGCCCGTGGAACTAAAAGAGCATTCAGGAGATCCTGTACCTGTATTATTATATGCTCCAGTTAACATAGCTCCAGACAGCGTTAATAGCTTCGATGAAATCTCAGTTAGGAAAGGGAGCCTTAAGATCGTTGGATTAAATATAATAGATCTGCTTCTCAACTACTCAAATAGAGCTTCTAAATATGGGGCGTAA
- a CDS encoding type II toxin-antitoxin system VapC family toxin — MEIGRMGSSDRIGVLVDTNILMSVYDKVDPFDLILEKFSYKPRFYIHKLVLKELDILFHKYNKSTKITSKLSLARKYLEVYKTWWEEVDMHSDLPTDDALLETAKDLGLIIFTNDECLRKRAKMNNVEIISLGRGGKVIKSFHTI, encoded by the coding sequence ATGGAGATTGGTAGGATGGGGTCAAGTGATCGCATAGGTGTATTGGTGGACACTAATATTTTAATGTCTGTATATGATAAGGTTGATCCTTTTGATTTGATATTGGAGAAATTTAGTTATAAACCGAGATTTTACATTCATAAGCTTGTTTTGAAGGAGTTAGATATTTTATTTCATAAATATAATAAAAGTACAAAAATTACATCAAAGCTATCTTTAGCGAGGAAATATCTGGAAGTTTATAAGACCTGGTGGGAAGAGGTGGATATGCATTCCGATTTACCTACAGACGACGCTCTATTAGAAACAGCAAAAGATCTTGGCTTGATTATTTTTACTAATGACGAGTGTTTAAGAAAGAGAGCTAAAATGAACAATGTAGAAATAATTTCGTTAGGACGAGGGGGTAAAGTTATAAAATCTTTTCATACTATTTAG
- the rgy gene encoding reverse gyrase has translation MNVSDDIPNIVYIQSCPNCGSNITSLRLVQGLTCENCLADGKIKINELSELISILEEQNKIRLLQNEKNILNEEKNVVQLFRKVVGTGPIGPQRSWIIRALRGESFAIVAPPGLGKTTFGIIMSLYFASKSQKSLMMFPTKTLVSQVVQKIQEMSKLLDQPPRVLYYSSGITRSKKAEFNKSLNERDFDVLISTSRYVMENLDELNKIKYRYLFIDDVDAVLKSSKSSITILKLMGFNDDNIGKARELLRLSRDDKSSFEEIRKIRKKFMGERITIFSSATITKSNPVFTSLVGFKPGSATIYLRNVIDSFVVEENPVIQVNQIVNKLGPGGLIFVPIDRGLKYAHEIEKGIEGLNVSVLSSNSTKKLEEFENGSLDILIGVATHYGLLVRGIDIPWRVRYTLFAGIPKFRFKLGETMHPLAMLRILTILSVILKDPNVTNTLKIVKYKLRKISTAALAMLAKSVKEGDLEDRNLIKAYEIVNYYLKQKNVIEQISRFGDVSVNGDYISMPDYLTYIQASGRASRLYGGHLTTGLSVLLVDDTTLFELLKKRLSFILENLSWSPFDIENETVGGIGLKDIIKKIDSERSEIMRKREMGTISQSLGRIKSVLLIVESPNKAKTISNFFSRPSIREFEGLRVYETVMGDKILMITASEGHVYDLTTKEIGIYGVEVHSGDDSHIDAIPFYNTIKKCENGHQFTEYGEGCICPICGSKNIRDKQRSISALRELAMEVDEVLIGSDPDVEGEKIAWDLYLNLRPFNNRIYRAEFHEITRRAITESINSPRNFSVPMLRSQLVRRIEDRWIGFKLTSKLKEEFWRKYCTEFTSRNDCEAGNRNLSAGRVQTPVLGWIKNRYEEYKSTKKKVYVARFNGFSVLVPVQPGIRKNTKVKIIIEDLQRKQETIGPFPAYTTDTYLADASTFYLIPTQESMRVAQDLFESGLITYHRTDSTRISNVGINVAETFLKDMIGEKYKEIFVPRSWGEGGAHEAIRPTRPLNAEQLRVMIEQGEIEPSKRLTFNHYRLYDMIFRRFLSSQLVPLVVEKEVVKISCKKGETTLSLDSNVVEQVVKVSLQKDVGLPSDNLYIPFRSVSTSLDKVVRGTLPFELEATLTNSFIKSNSLLFTQGELVSEMKNKGIGRPSTYSSIISTLLRRGYVFESMKSKRLIPTRLGEEVYKFLSYKYGKFVSEDRTKDLLKRMDDIEEGKGDYRQVLKELYNEIKGIR, from the coding sequence ATGAATGTTAGTGATGACATACCTAACATAGTTTACATTCAATCATGCCCTAACTGTGGGTCTAACATCACGTCACTTAGATTAGTTCAGGGTTTGACATGTGAGAATTGTCTTGCTGATGGTAAAATCAAAATAAACGAATTAAGTGAACTTATTAGTATACTTGAAGAGCAAAATAAAATAAGATTATTACAAAATGAAAAAAATATTCTGAATGAGGAAAAAAATGTAGTACAGTTATTTAGGAAAGTTGTAGGAACAGGACCAATAGGTCCACAGAGGTCTTGGATAATAAGAGCCCTTAGAGGAGAAAGTTTCGCTATAGTAGCGCCTCCTGGTCTAGGTAAGACTACTTTCGGAATTATTATGTCTTTGTACTTTGCCTCAAAGTCTCAAAAATCGTTGATGATGTTTCCCACAAAGACATTAGTCTCTCAGGTAGTTCAGAAAATACAAGAGATGAGTAAACTTTTAGATCAGCCACCAAGAGTCCTTTACTATAGTAGCGGGATTACTAGGTCAAAGAAGGCTGAGTTTAATAAGTCGCTCAATGAGAGAGACTTTGATGTTTTGATTTCTACATCAAGATACGTCATGGAAAATCTAGACGAATTGAATAAAATAAAATATAGGTATCTCTTTATTGATGACGTTGACGCAGTACTGAAGTCGAGTAAGAGTTCTATCACCATCCTCAAGTTAATGGGATTCAACGATGATAACATAGGCAAGGCTAGAGAGCTGCTAAGGTTATCTAGAGACGATAAGTCCTCGTTTGAAGAAATAAGGAAGATAAGAAAAAAGTTCATGGGAGAAAGGATTACAATATTCTCCTCAGCAACTATAACTAAGAGCAATCCAGTTTTTACATCTCTAGTCGGTTTTAAGCCAGGAAGTGCTACAATATACCTAAGAAATGTTATTGATTCATTTGTAGTCGAAGAAAATCCTGTTATTCAGGTTAATCAAATAGTAAATAAGCTAGGACCGGGCGGACTTATTTTTGTCCCAATTGACAGGGGACTTAAGTACGCTCACGAGATCGAGAAAGGGATAGAAGGGTTAAACGTCTCAGTTTTATCATCAAATAGCACGAAGAAACTAGAAGAGTTCGAAAACGGCTCACTAGACATACTTATAGGAGTAGCGACACATTACGGCCTGTTAGTGAGAGGGATTGACATTCCGTGGAGGGTTAGATACACGTTATTTGCTGGTATTCCAAAGTTTAGATTCAAACTTGGAGAAACGATGCATCCTCTAGCAATGTTAAGGATACTTACAATATTATCTGTAATCTTAAAGGATCCTAACGTAACAAACACGCTTAAGATTGTTAAGTATAAATTGAGAAAGATATCAACCGCAGCCTTAGCAATGTTAGCCAAATCTGTTAAGGAAGGTGATCTAGAGGATAGGAATCTAATTAAAGCATATGAAATAGTAAATTATTATTTAAAGCAAAAGAACGTTATAGAACAAATATCTCGATTCGGAGATGTATCTGTAAATGGAGATTACATTTCTATGCCAGACTATCTAACTTATATACAAGCTAGTGGGCGCGCATCTAGGCTATATGGAGGCCATCTTACGACAGGACTATCAGTATTATTGGTAGACGATACTACCCTCTTTGAACTTTTAAAAAAGAGGCTATCCTTTATTCTTGAAAATCTATCATGGAGTCCCTTTGATATAGAGAACGAGACGGTAGGAGGAATCGGCTTAAAAGATATAATAAAAAAGATCGATTCTGAAAGATCTGAAATAATGAGAAAAAGGGAAATGGGTACAATTTCTCAGTCATTAGGCAGGATAAAATCCGTTCTTCTAATAGTAGAATCTCCCAACAAGGCAAAGACTATATCAAATTTTTTCTCACGACCAAGTATTAGGGAATTTGAAGGACTTAGAGTATATGAAACAGTAATGGGAGATAAAATATTAATGATAACTGCCAGTGAGGGTCACGTATATGACCTGACAACGAAGGAGATAGGAATTTATGGAGTAGAAGTTCACAGCGGGGACGATTCACACATAGATGCCATTCCCTTTTATAATACTATAAAGAAATGTGAAAATGGACATCAGTTTACAGAGTATGGAGAAGGTTGCATTTGTCCTATATGCGGTTCTAAAAATATCAGAGACAAGCAGCGATCCATAAGTGCGTTAAGAGAACTTGCCATGGAAGTTGACGAAGTCCTCATAGGCTCTGACCCTGACGTAGAAGGGGAGAAAATAGCTTGGGATTTGTACTTAAACTTGAGACCTTTCAACAATAGAATATACAGGGCTGAATTTCACGAGATAACTAGGAGAGCTATAACCGAGTCTATTAACTCACCAAGGAATTTCTCTGTTCCAATGTTGCGTTCTCAATTGGTCAGAAGGATTGAGGATAGATGGATAGGGTTCAAACTGACCAGTAAGTTGAAAGAAGAGTTCTGGAGAAAATATTGCACCGAATTTACGTCAAGGAACGATTGCGAAGCAGGTAACAGGAATTTGAGTGCAGGTAGAGTTCAGACACCAGTACTAGGATGGATAAAGAACAGATATGAGGAATATAAAAGCACGAAAAAGAAGGTTTACGTGGCTAGGTTTAACGGTTTTAGCGTATTAGTACCTGTGCAGCCTGGAATAAGGAAGAACACTAAGGTAAAGATCATTATAGAGGACCTTCAAAGGAAGCAAGAAACTATAGGACCTTTTCCAGCTTATACCACGGATACTTACCTAGCCGACGCCTCAACGTTTTACTTGATTCCTACCCAAGAGTCAATGAGAGTAGCCCAGGATCTGTTTGAGAGCGGTCTCATAACATATCATAGGACTGATAGTACCAGGATCTCAAACGTGGGTATAAACGTCGCTGAAACTTTTCTTAAAGACATGATAGGGGAAAAATATAAGGAAATATTCGTGCCTAGAAGCTGGGGAGAAGGTGGCGCGCACGAAGCAATTAGACCTACAAGACCGCTTAACGCTGAGCAGTTAAGGGTAATGATAGAGCAGGGAGAGATAGAACCTTCTAAGAGACTGACGTTCAATCATTATAGGTTATACGATATGATATTTAGGAGATTTCTATCGAGCCAACTCGTTCCACTCGTTGTTGAAAAAGAAGTGGTAAAGATATCATGTAAGAAGGGAGAAACTACATTGTCTCTTGACAGTAATGTAGTAGAACAAGTTGTAAAGGTAAGCCTTCAAAAAGACGTAGGGTTACCATCTGATAATTTATACATTCCTTTCAGATCAGTATCCACCTCGTTAGACAAGGTAGTTAGAGGAACTCTGCCCTTTGAGCTTGAAGCTACTTTAACTAATTCATTTATTAAAAGCAATAGTCTCCTATTTACTCAGGGGGAACTGGTTTCTGAAATGAAAAATAAGGGAATTGGAAGACCAAGCACTTATTCCTCTATCATTTCCACCCTCCTGAGAAGAGGTTATGTGTTTGAAAGCATGAAATCTAAGAGGCTGATTCCAACAAGACTAGGAGAGGAAGTATATAAATTCCTTAGCTATAAGTATGGAAAATTCGTTTCTGAGGATAGAACCAAGGATCTTCTGAAACGTATGGACGATATAGAAGAAGGGAAAGGAGACTATAGGCAAGTATTAAAGGAATTATACAACGAAATAAAAGGCATAAGGTGA
- a CDS encoding CDC48 family AAA ATPase — protein sequence MSSNLKLRVLEARQKDVGRKIARMTESSMRKLGIETGDYIELTGPSGTALLQSMPAYDLSDGEIRVDGYVRKTIGVSIGDEVNVKKAKVDPATKLTLAPTQPIRFDQTFIDYVKEYLMYKPLIKGETVSIPLYTGTIDLVVSNTQPTNYVFVTNSTEMTIKEEPVREAQVYPRVTWEDIGDLDDVKEKLREMIELPMKHPELFQHLGIEPPKGVLLYGPPGVGKTLLARALANEIGAYFVSINGPEIMSKFYGESEQRLREIFDDADKNAPSIIFIDEIDAIAPSREEVTGEVEKRVVSQLLTLMDGIKGRGRIVVIGATNRPNAVDQALRRPGRFDREIEIRPPDTKARKEILQVHTRNMPLSDDVNLNLIAEMTYGYTGADIAALAKEAAMYALRRFINSGDRKKLLEQDRLSPEVLKELKVTMEDFMNAMKFVQPTLLREVYVEVPKVRWSEIGGLDNVKQQLREAVEWPMRFPDVFNKTGIRPPKGVLLFGPPGTGKTMLAKAVATESGANFIAVRGPEVLSKWVGESEKAIREIFKRARQTAPTVIFFDEIDSIAPMRGMGYDSGVTERMVNQLLSEMDGIVPLSKVVVIAATNRPDIIDPGLLRPGRFDRLIYVPPPDKQARLEILKVHTKSVPLAPDVDLNALADKTEGYTGADLEALVREATMISLRQIYSNCSGVTERECKAVKGDGATECYNKTMKECIESNTPKVSAQNFDEAMKIVTPSLTKAQIDRYEKMAKELKRSALG from the coding sequence ATGTCGTCGAATCTAAAGCTTAGAGTACTAGAGGCCAGACAAAAAGATGTAGGAAGAAAGATTGCCAGAATGACTGAGAGCTCTATGAGAAAGTTGGGAATAGAAACTGGTGATTATATAGAGCTCACTGGACCCTCGGGCACTGCCCTATTGCAGTCCATGCCCGCTTATGATTTAAGTGATGGAGAGATTAGGGTTGATGGATACGTAAGGAAGACAATAGGCGTCTCTATTGGCGATGAGGTAAACGTTAAGAAAGCTAAGGTAGATCCTGCAACTAAGCTGACGTTAGCCCCTACCCAACCTATTCGTTTCGATCAAACGTTTATAGATTACGTAAAGGAGTACCTTATGTACAAGCCACTAATCAAAGGGGAGACGGTATCTATACCATTGTACACAGGCACTATAGACCTAGTCGTTTCTAACACTCAACCAACTAACTACGTTTTCGTCACAAATAGCACCGAGATGACTATAAAGGAGGAACCTGTTAGAGAGGCCCAAGTATATCCTAGAGTGACGTGGGAGGACATAGGTGATCTAGATGACGTAAAGGAAAAACTAAGAGAAATGATAGAGCTACCTATGAAACATCCAGAACTCTTTCAACATCTAGGCATTGAACCACCAAAAGGAGTTTTATTATACGGTCCTCCTGGGGTAGGGAAAACTCTTCTTGCAAGGGCCTTAGCAAATGAAATCGGGGCCTATTTTGTATCTATAAATGGACCCGAAATTATGAGTAAGTTTTACGGGGAGAGCGAACAAAGACTTAGGGAAATATTTGATGATGCGGACAAGAACGCTCCTTCAATTATTTTTATTGATGAAATAGATGCGATAGCTCCAAGCAGAGAAGAAGTGACAGGCGAGGTAGAGAAGAGAGTAGTGTCTCAGTTACTAACCTTAATGGACGGAATTAAAGGTCGTGGAAGAATAGTAGTTATCGGGGCTACTAACAGACCTAATGCAGTAGACCAAGCGTTGAGGAGACCTGGTCGATTTGATAGGGAAATAGAGATTAGGCCACCTGATACAAAGGCACGTAAAGAGATATTACAGGTTCACACTAGGAATATGCCATTATCTGATGATGTTAACCTAAACCTGATCGCTGAGATGACATACGGCTACACTGGTGCAGATATAGCTGCATTAGCTAAAGAGGCGGCGATGTACGCTCTCAGGCGTTTCATAAATTCTGGAGATAGAAAGAAGCTTCTAGAACAGGATAGACTATCCCCTGAGGTACTCAAAGAACTCAAAGTAACTATGGAAGATTTTATGAACGCTATGAAGTTCGTACAACCTACATTGCTCAGGGAAGTATATGTAGAGGTTCCTAAGGTTAGATGGTCAGAAATTGGTGGACTAGATAATGTAAAACAGCAATTGAGAGAGGCAGTTGAATGGCCTATGAGATTTCCCGATGTTTTCAATAAGACTGGTATCAGACCGCCAAAAGGTGTACTGTTGTTTGGGCCTCCAGGTACCGGAAAGACCATGTTAGCTAAGGCTGTTGCTACAGAGAGCGGGGCGAACTTCATTGCAGTCAGAGGACCTGAAGTTCTCTCTAAGTGGGTTGGAGAGAGCGAGAAGGCTATAAGAGAGATTTTCAAGAGAGCTAGACAGACTGCTCCTACTGTAATATTTTTCGATGAGATAGACTCTATAGCACCAATGAGAGGAATGGGATACGATAGCGGAGTCACAGAAAGGATGGTTAATCAACTCCTTTCAGAGATGGATGGAATAGTACCTTTAAGTAAGGTAGTTGTGATAGCAGCTACAAATAGACCTGACATAATTGACCCAGGACTCCTAAGGCCTGGCAGATTCGACAGATTAATCTATGTACCACCTCCTGATAAACAGGCCAGACTTGAAATACTGAAAGTTCACACTAAGTCCGTACCTTTGGCGCCTGATGTCGATCTCAATGCGTTAGCAGATAAAACTGAAGGATATACTGGTGCTGATCTAGAAGCTTTAGTAAGAGAGGCCACAATGATTTCGTTAAGGCAGATATACTCCAATTGTAGCGGTGTTACAGAAAGGGAATGTAAAGCTGTGAAAGGAGATGGAGCAACAGAATGTTATAATAAGACAATGAAAGAATGTATTGAATCTAACACTCCCAAGGTTAGTGCACAAAATTTTGATGAAGCAATGAAGATAGTAACGCCGAGCCTAACAAAAGCCCAGATAGATAGATATGAGAAGATGGCGAAAGAGCTTAAGAGAAGTGCACTGGGATGA
- a CDS encoding carbon-nitrogen hydrolase family protein: MLISLTHLKLKEMSKKHNVEKAKKLVKTAKERGAKLVILPSLFPVGNGFEVYDNEKKMRSMVRNLAEKIPGNTSEIVIKLAMDGQVHVIAGPLLEQAGPKVFLTTLVISPDGEIIGKYRKVASSEKDIRLGISNGKEPMHVLLDRKYGLIAEDDLMSPEINRLLYFAGSQAVIGTMKAYGKRQDFIKYVAIARTVENEMPYLMNGEIIESEDGDIVGYSPTFITTPDSLIYKEANEEDTILLVESSMISASHDNLVARANDLESILTGLCKSVKRTKSNINGDQTRKNYTAT; encoded by the coding sequence ATGCTGATCTCGCTTACTCACCTGAAATTGAAGGAGATGTCAAAAAAGCATAACGTAGAGAAAGCTAAGAAATTGGTTAAGACAGCTAAAGAAAGGGGGGCAAAGCTAGTTATACTACCTTCACTTTTTCCTGTTGGTAATGGTTTTGAGGTATATGATAATGAGAAGAAAATGAGAAGTATGGTTAGAAATTTGGCAGAGAAGATACCTGGAAATACGTCAGAGATAGTCATAAAACTGGCAATGGATGGACAGGTCCACGTTATAGCAGGGCCTCTATTAGAGCAGGCGGGTCCCAAAGTTTTCTTGACAACTTTAGTGATTTCCCCAGATGGAGAGATAATAGGGAAGTACAGGAAGGTTGCCTCCTCTGAAAAAGATATCAGACTCGGTATCTCAAATGGTAAAGAACCCATGCATGTACTACTTGACAGGAAATACGGTCTGATAGCCGAGGACGATCTCATGTCTCCTGAGATTAACAGGCTTCTTTATTTTGCAGGGTCGCAAGCAGTTATAGGTACTATGAAGGCTTATGGTAAGAGGCAAGATTTCATCAAATATGTAGCAATAGCCAGGACGGTTGAGAATGAAATGCCATATTTGATGAACGGTGAGATAATAGAGAGCGAAGACGGGGATATAGTCGGTTATTCTCCCACATTTATAACAACTCCTGACTCCCTTATATACAAGGAAGCCAATGAGGAAGATACGATCCTGCTAGTTGAGAGTTCTATGATTTCTGCCTCTCACGACAATTTAGTAGCAAGGGCTAATGATTTAGAGTCGATTTTAACAGGACTGTGTAAAAGCGTAAAAAGAACGAAATCTAACATAAATGGAGATCAAACCCGCAAGAATTATACAGCCACATAG
- a CDS encoding 30S ribosomal protein S25e, whose translation MGGASKKPISNIEKRLKKEAETQQKKEKKKTSKTGNEIISKNITISDEMVKRVQDEIKKEKIITPYTLATKSNITLSVAKRILKDLSAQGTIKEAYRNRRTAVYVAV comes from the coding sequence ATGGGTGGAGCTTCAAAGAAACCTATTAGTAACATTGAAAAGAGGCTTAAAAAAGAAGCAGAGACTCAACAAAAGAAGGAGAAGAAAAAGACAAGTAAAACAGGTAACGAGATAATATCAAAGAACATAACTATATCTGATGAAATGGTAAAGAGAGTACAGGATGAGATAAAGAAAGAAAAAATCATTACTCCGTACACTCTAGCTACAAAGTCAAACATAACTCTTAGCGTTGCTAAAAGGATCCTCAAAGACCTAAGCGCACAGGGAACTATTAAAGAAGCATATAGAAATAGAAGAACCGCTGTCTATGTGGCTGTATAA